In the genome of Mycolicibacterium aromaticivorans JS19b1 = JCM 16368, one region contains:
- a CDS encoding SAVED domain-containing protein, protein MALTELDRRTLWVRAGGRCTLCKKYLLEGGLSSKEVPLGEGAHIVGAVESTKSPRGLDPLPVEQRDEVDNIMLACSGCHTEIDQQKVAGLLDVDFLRQRKREHEADIRTQTDLLKDKRTAIVRMAGDIRGDVMQLPRAAAAEAVIRNAQRFPNFLESYDRQGVEIDLQRLPGEHPLAPGYYDQAVAVIDSAVDGRIRPGIVNGDISHLSVFAIARLPLLIYLGFKLDDGVPLDIYQRHRSTDSWMWPQIDDPGTDFSVSFIGGETSATAGVLVTNLSGTTPPSDLPDNLRDLPMWTLQPTSQPAEDIFSHPAVLARYTAAVRTYFTNLEATHKQLRSLHVFGALPLAGALAFGSILKSANLRPTIITYDRTGEGYRRALEV, encoded by the coding sequence TTGGCGCTCACCGAACTTGACCGCCGCACGTTGTGGGTCCGAGCCGGAGGCCGCTGCACCCTGTGTAAAAAGTATCTTCTCGAGGGCGGCCTCAGCAGCAAGGAAGTCCCCCTCGGGGAGGGGGCACATATTGTTGGCGCAGTCGAGTCGACGAAATCGCCCCGCGGACTTGATCCCCTGCCCGTTGAGCAACGGGATGAGGTCGACAACATCATGCTGGCGTGCTCGGGCTGCCACACCGAGATCGACCAACAGAAGGTGGCAGGTCTGCTTGACGTGGACTTCCTTCGACAGCGCAAGCGTGAACACGAGGCCGACATCCGAACGCAAACCGACCTCCTGAAGGACAAACGCACCGCGATTGTCCGGATGGCCGGTGACATCCGTGGCGACGTCATGCAGCTCCCGCGCGCTGCAGCCGCTGAAGCTGTCATCCGTAATGCGCAACGATTTCCGAACTTCTTGGAATCCTATGACCGTCAAGGTGTCGAGATCGACCTGCAAAGACTGCCGGGCGAGCACCCACTTGCCCCGGGGTACTACGACCAGGCAGTCGCCGTGATCGACAGCGCAGTCGACGGTCGGATACGACCGGGAATCGTCAACGGCGATATCTCGCACCTGAGCGTCTTCGCGATCGCCCGGCTGCCGCTGCTGATCTACCTGGGGTTCAAACTCGACGACGGGGTACCGCTCGACATCTACCAACGTCACCGCTCCACCGACTCCTGGATGTGGCCCCAAATCGATGACCCAGGAACCGATTTCAGCGTGTCATTCATCGGCGGGGAGACCTCCGCCACAGCGGGTGTACTCGTCACCAATCTCTCCGGAACAACACCTCCGAGCGACCTCCCCGATAATCTTCGCGACTTGCCGATGTGGACGCTGCAACCAACCAGCCAGCCCGCCGAGGACATCTTCTCTCACCCGGCGGTCCTGGCCCGTTACACCGCTGCGGTACGCACCTACTTCACCAATCTAGAAGCGACACACAAACAGCTGCGCAGCCTCCATGTGTTCGGAGCGTTGCCGCTGGCAGGTGCACTCGCTTTCGGGAGCATCCTCAAGTCCGCCAATTTGCGACCGACCATCATCACTTACGACCGGACCGGCGAAGGCTATCGCCGGGCCTTGGAGGTATAG
- a CDS encoding sigma-70 family RNA polymerase sigma factor has translation MMPGHPDWAALYQRHRDAMYRVAAKVLREAGLADQAGDAVQAAMVSLMKSPPADVISWEAVLIRITQRRALDILDSAVVRHAGPPLAEEHDTADPRYHVEDIDDAIDRQRQARQVTQHFPLLTDQQRYVAWEYVARDRPRSEVAAELGVTPARVSQISAAAIQTLREAMGLTGGSR, from the coding sequence ATGATGCCCGGTCATCCAGACTGGGCGGCGTTGTATCAGAGGCATCGCGACGCGATGTACAGGGTCGCCGCTAAAGTGCTGCGTGAGGCCGGACTGGCTGACCAAGCCGGGGACGCCGTCCAAGCGGCCATGGTCTCATTGATGAAATCGCCCCCAGCGGATGTGATCAGCTGGGAAGCGGTGTTGATCAGGATCACCCAACGGCGCGCACTCGACATCCTTGACTCTGCGGTAGTCCGCCACGCGGGCCCGCCGCTGGCTGAGGAACACGACACCGCAGACCCTCGATATCACGTTGAGGACATCGACGACGCCATCGATCGGCAACGGCAGGCGCGCCAGGTGACGCAACACTTCCCGTTGCTCACCGACCAGCAAAGGTATGTGGCCTGGGAGTACGTTGCGCGTGATCGTCCAAGATCTGAGGTCGCGGCCGAATTGGGTGTCACACCGGCTCGCGTGAGCCAAATCAGCGCCGCAGCTATCCAAACATTGAGAGAAGCGATGGGTTTGACAGGAGGGAGCAGATGA
- a CDS encoding DUF6308 family protein: MSSFKIDLTQWFDENSEQVDRDLRRYFDAEPGDMFTGRWFDHFAAIGDPNRFEASDIVAVEALSVEVPPEAAARLLITDTERFNALLRAIPREMDLWSVGRLDVSVGSAADDLHAALKQLPQVGGVTAGKLMAAKRPRLIPIFDERVDRMLAPRDELFWVSMHDQLKDDQRRSVIERACRNAPAHVGLLRRIDVALWMAAAPKPGRATPRSE, translated from the coding sequence ATGTCCAGCTTCAAAATTGATCTGACGCAGTGGTTCGACGAGAACTCTGAGCAAGTCGATCGCGATCTTCGGCGCTATTTCGACGCCGAGCCGGGCGATATGTTCACCGGGCGCTGGTTCGATCACTTCGCTGCGATCGGCGATCCGAATCGGTTTGAGGCCAGCGACATTGTGGCCGTCGAGGCGCTCAGTGTGGAGGTGCCCCCGGAGGCGGCGGCCAGGTTGCTGATCACCGACACCGAGCGTTTCAACGCCCTACTTCGCGCTATCCCACGTGAGATGGATTTGTGGTCGGTGGGCCGGTTGGATGTCAGCGTGGGAAGCGCGGCCGATGATCTGCACGCCGCCCTCAAACAGCTGCCTCAGGTTGGTGGTGTGACCGCTGGCAAGCTCATGGCTGCCAAACGACCTCGACTGATCCCCATCTTCGACGAGCGGGTCGATCGGATGCTGGCTCCACGCGATGAACTGTTCTGGGTGTCCATGCATGACCAGCTCAAAGACGACCAGCGGCGCAGCGTCATCGAGCGCGCATGCCGAAACGCTCCCGCGCACGTCGGACTGCTGCGCCGAATCGACGTTGCACTCTGGATGGCTGCCGCACCGAAACCGGGCAGGGCCACGCCCCGAAGCGAGTGA
- a CDS encoding serine/threonine-protein kinase, producing the protein MQITEIAGYRVIRQLGAGGMGQVFLVQHPRLPRQDALKLLDAGVSRNDDFKVRFQREADLLAQLSHPNIVTLHDRGVFEGRLWITMEYIDGTDASELLRVDGPLDPDLAVQLVGAAAAALDHAWRKQRVTHRDVKPANILVGIDETDGAPQIESVKLADFGIAKAAGESTSLTSTGMTIGTMQYISPEAIEGEEVDNRSDIYSLGCTAFHLLTGKPPFTGTSIASAMSAHLAKPVPSITAVNPRLPDGMDAVFERVLAKRPDDRYQSCAEFVTALQEAAGGEVAAFAPTMAAVTQPSNEPTQVRKVTAKALPRPQSKSRTVPIAAAVVATVAVAATAVGIYVTRGGSDEAAAPAAKTAEISTATVPPVSAPPSSAQAAPLPDNPSPNAGCPGTATAHHDLEHPYLGRMRVFVIPQTPSYGAAVGDGACISAVTAAGLVLMPIPVKFGYGFEFAEPATDSTGNLFIRYHGGGAHDPAMVLVLVPTAQGFRTIGEDMLDTELIGPGVDGRYVLREHQNDCTPSCANGTWTDKDLHWGGSGYVGEDKPATPAVTSTAVTTTTAAPLLYEGKPCTPAESGDVSPDGTLYCSMETGSWRDKTHQSRPAVQVGSACSEPGARARVVQTDGIATCKADLNGDLAWGW; encoded by the coding sequence GTGCAAATCACCGAGATCGCGGGGTACCGCGTCATCCGTCAGCTCGGTGCGGGCGGGATGGGGCAGGTGTTCCTCGTGCAGCACCCGCGCCTACCGCGGCAGGACGCGCTGAAGCTGCTCGACGCCGGGGTCTCCCGCAACGACGACTTCAAGGTGCGGTTCCAGCGCGAGGCGGACCTGCTCGCTCAGTTGAGCCACCCGAACATCGTCACGCTGCACGACCGCGGCGTGTTCGAGGGCCGGCTGTGGATCACGATGGAGTACATCGACGGCACGGACGCCTCGGAGTTGCTCAGAGTCGACGGTCCGCTGGACCCCGACCTTGCGGTCCAGCTGGTAGGTGCCGCGGCCGCGGCGTTGGACCACGCCTGGCGCAAGCAACGCGTCACGCACCGCGATGTGAAGCCCGCGAACATCTTGGTCGGGATCGACGAGACCGATGGGGCGCCGCAGATTGAGTCGGTGAAGCTCGCGGATTTCGGCATCGCCAAGGCCGCCGGTGAGTCCACCTCGTTGACGTCCACCGGGATGACCATCGGGACGATGCAGTACATCTCGCCGGAGGCGATCGAGGGCGAGGAGGTCGACAACCGGTCGGACATCTACTCCCTAGGCTGCACCGCGTTCCACCTGCTCACCGGGAAGCCGCCGTTCACGGGAACCTCGATCGCCTCGGCGATGTCCGCGCACCTAGCCAAGCCGGTGCCGTCCATCACCGCAGTCAACCCGCGTCTTCCGGACGGTATGGACGCGGTCTTCGAACGGGTGCTGGCAAAGCGCCCCGACGACCGATACCAGTCCTGTGCGGAGTTCGTCACCGCGCTGCAGGAGGCGGCTGGCGGCGAAGTCGCAGCGTTCGCGCCGACCATGGCAGCGGTCACGCAGCCGTCGAACGAGCCGACGCAGGTGCGGAAGGTCACAGCGAAGGCCTTGCCGCGACCGCAGTCAAAGTCTCGGACGGTGCCTATCGCCGCGGCGGTGGTGGCGACGGTCGCAGTCGCTGCGACGGCGGTCGGCATCTACGTCACCCGTGGCGGGAGCGATGAAGCCGCGGCGCCGGCGGCCAAAACGGCGGAGATTTCGACAGCAACCGTGCCCCCGGTGAGCGCGCCGCCGTCATCGGCGCAGGCCGCGCCGCTGCCCGACAACCCATCACCAAACGCAGGCTGCCCAGGTACCGCCACCGCTCACCACGACCTCGAGCATCCGTATCTGGGCCGGATGCGGGTTTTCGTCATCCCCCAGACACCGTCGTACGGCGCCGCTGTCGGTGACGGCGCCTGCATCTCTGCTGTGACCGCTGCCGGATTGGTTCTCATGCCGATTCCCGTCAAGTTCGGCTACGGATTCGAGTTTGCCGAGCCAGCGACCGATAGCACCGGCAATCTCTTCATTCGTTACCACGGCGGCGGAGCTCACGACCCTGCAATGGTTCTGGTGTTGGTCCCGACCGCACAGGGGTTCAGGACAATCGGTGAGGACATGCTCGACACCGAGCTGATCGGTCCCGGCGTCGACGGACGATACGTGCTTCGCGAACACCAGAACGACTGCACACCCTCGTGCGCCAACGGGACATGGACCGACAAGGACTTGCATTGGGGCGGAAGCGGTTACGTCGGGGAGGACAAGCCGGCGACGCCCGCGGTCACTTCGACCGCGGTGACGACGACCACCGCGGCTCCGCTCCTGTACGAAGGCAAGCCATGCACCCCAGCTGAGTCCGGCGATGTATCACCAGATGGCACGTTGTACTGCAGCATGGAGACGGGTTCGTGGAGAGACAAGACCCACCAGAGTCGGCCGGCGGTCCAGGTCGGGTCGGCGTGCAGCGAGCCCGGGGCGCGCGCCCGTGTCGTGCAGACCGACGGGATCGCCACTTGCAAGGCAGACCTGAACGGCGACCTGGCGTGGGGCTGGTGA
- a CDS encoding SMODS domain-containing nucleotidyltransferase, translating to MPTDFDAHFTAFLESTVNLKQHRLDQLDARVSAITNAFKKDAQMGSLYKEHLPQGSWAHRTIIDPVTEYDEFDADILLHLENVPEWNDNPKMYLQQVRAAFKRTSQYKDKLKRKNRCVRISYANDCHVDVVPAITLENGNQAIIFYRDNVFEDTNPVGFADWMKERDDISGGQLRRVIRLLKWLRDFKNTFTCPSVILTVMLGGRVQFWDPQTAYSDTPTALVHLLEALHTWLDAYLGSPPLDDPSCPGVSFSHRWDDPTIIANFKSKIADYARWAREAYDLQGVDDAAALTAWQKLFGPEFAADEVKAARNDIVAAKVTRELAARVTVLPPAEIAPDEEFIHDRYPVSAPRYSANIEATIINLPRNNFLRKRRVVAKSRELQFNLRTDTPEPYEVLWKVRNHGPEAARVPGGLRGQIRIGGNKTRNVHNESTLYRGSHYVEAYVVKDDMVVASDHHTVTIE from the coding sequence GTGCCCACCGATTTCGACGCCCACTTCACCGCCTTCTTAGAGAGCACGGTAAATCTCAAGCAGCACCGCCTCGACCAGCTCGATGCCCGTGTGTCGGCAATTACCAACGCATTTAAGAAGGATGCGCAGATGGGCAGCCTGTACAAGGAGCACCTACCGCAAGGTTCGTGGGCCCACCGGACGATCATCGATCCAGTCACCGAATACGACGAATTTGACGCCGACATACTGCTTCACCTAGAGAACGTTCCGGAATGGAACGACAACCCAAAGATGTACCTACAACAGGTCCGAGCCGCGTTCAAACGCACCAGCCAATACAAGGACAAGCTAAAGCGGAAGAACCGCTGCGTGCGCATCTCCTACGCCAACGACTGCCACGTCGATGTGGTGCCGGCGATCACCCTTGAGAACGGCAATCAAGCCATCATCTTCTACCGCGACAACGTATTTGAAGACACCAACCCGGTTGGATTTGCAGACTGGATGAAAGAACGCGACGACATCAGCGGGGGCCAGCTGCGGCGGGTCATCCGATTGCTGAAGTGGCTACGCGACTTCAAGAACACGTTCACGTGCCCCTCGGTGATCCTGACCGTAATGCTCGGCGGGCGAGTCCAGTTCTGGGACCCCCAAACCGCATACTCCGACACACCCACCGCCCTCGTGCATCTCCTGGAGGCGTTGCACACCTGGTTGGACGCCTACCTTGGAAGCCCACCGCTAGATGACCCAAGCTGCCCCGGTGTCAGTTTCAGCCACCGCTGGGACGACCCCACCATCATCGCCAACTTCAAATCGAAGATCGCTGACTATGCCCGATGGGCCCGCGAAGCCTACGACCTGCAAGGCGTTGACGACGCCGCAGCCCTCACCGCATGGCAGAAGTTATTCGGGCCCGAATTTGCAGCCGACGAGGTAAAGGCCGCCCGCAACGACATCGTGGCAGCCAAAGTCACCCGCGAGCTCGCCGCACGCGTCACCGTGTTGCCGCCAGCCGAAATCGCACCAGACGAGGAATTCATCCACGATCGGTACCCGGTCAGCGCTCCGCGTTACAGCGCCAATATCGAAGCGACCATTATCAACTTGCCGCGCAACAACTTTCTGCGCAAGAGGCGAGTCGTTGCAAAGAGCCGGGAGTTGCAGTTCAACCTGCGCACCGATACACCCGAACCCTACGAAGTGCTGTGGAAGGTTCGCAACCACGGACCCGAGGCAGCCCGCGTGCCCGGCGGCCTACGCGGCCAGATCCGCATCGGTGGCAACAAGACTCGCAACGTCCACAACGAATCGACCCTCTACCGCGGTTCACACTACGTCGAGGCGTACGTGGTGAAAGATGACATGGTGGTCGCAAGCGACCACCACACCGTGACAATCGAATAA
- a CDS encoding tyrosine-type recombinase/integrase, producing MRGVEGLRLIPGGAAPVEAVAADPVVFQRECVDAFVASWHARGFSPVTIDNDIGLLERTLTALGCPAWEVTSEDIDRVVGELAMAGRAASTRREYVQIFKGFHRFLQTRKAAEIEAAFGARLVCPVDEFNASRHVGDDSPAVAAPPTPERVSAFFEFLKTRIATARKYGPAARDYAMFRTLYHAGLRSEESALLEIPDVHFDRGPFGKLHVRFGKAAHMSGPRPRWVPMLDGLDMLLQWFLADVRPKFPNSPVLFADESGGALHRGTIRNRLRYLMELEGRPATERFSPHALRRACATHNYERGVDLVAIQQLLGHWTVSSTMRYVRPSATFIEDAYRRAVTSTLAELSGEDGTA from the coding sequence GTGCGGGGAGTGGAGGGTCTGCGGCTGATTCCCGGTGGCGCCGCACCGGTCGAGGCTGTTGCCGCCGATCCTGTTGTGTTTCAACGTGAATGCGTCGATGCATTCGTGGCGTCCTGGCATGCCCGAGGATTCAGCCCGGTGACGATCGACAACGATATCGGGCTGTTGGAGCGGACCTTGACGGCGCTGGGGTGTCCGGCGTGGGAGGTCACCAGCGAGGACATCGATCGGGTGGTCGGTGAGCTGGCGATGGCGGGGCGGGCGGCGTCGACGCGGCGGGAGTACGTGCAGATCTTCAAGGGGTTCCATCGGTTCCTGCAGACCCGCAAGGCTGCCGAGATCGAGGCCGCGTTCGGGGCGCGGCTGGTGTGCCCGGTGGATGAGTTCAACGCGTCCCGGCACGTGGGCGACGACTCGCCGGCAGTCGCGGCGCCGCCGACCCCGGAGCGGGTGAGCGCATTCTTCGAGTTCCTGAAGACTCGGATTGCCACCGCCCGCAAGTACGGGCCGGCCGCGCGGGACTATGCGATGTTTCGGACCCTGTATCACGCTGGGCTGCGGTCGGAAGAGTCAGCGCTGCTGGAGATTCCGGACGTGCATTTCGATCGTGGACCGTTCGGCAAGTTGCACGTGCGGTTCGGCAAGGCCGCCCACATGTCCGGTCCCCGGCCGCGGTGGGTGCCGATGCTGGACGGTCTGGATATGTTGTTGCAGTGGTTCCTGGCCGACGTGCGGCCGAAGTTCCCGAACTCGCCGGTGCTGTTCGCCGACGAGTCCGGTGGCGCACTGCATCGGGGCACGATCCGCAACCGCCTGCGGTATCTGATGGAGCTGGAGGGGCGACCGGCGACCGAGCGATTCAGCCCGCACGCGCTGCGCCGGGCCTGCGCCACCCACAACTACGAGCGTGGTGTGGATCTGGTTGCGATTCAACAGCTTTTGGGGCACTGGACGGTGAGCTCGACCATGCGGTACGTGCGGCCGTCGGCGACGTTCAT
- a CDS encoding ImmA/IrrE family metallo-endopeptidase, with the protein MDLDRATKLALDQLEAGTRTRFAADPIDTLCNALNLKVQAVEHLSQRRDDGGACDGVSYLQDGVILYAPTRWSKRQNFTLAHELAHWLVEQQDELYDWLADQSEPQRMLETLCDRIAQRLLLPEALIDSVVGAGPVRASHVIELYNRSEASGPVCAIALAKRLTCSGSVVLIDRASGSVAYASVMPDVEEGWPSVFPWPGNAVPTGHPFLNMRSGDSWTRLSYWSAPWGTQREYYADAVCEGTRVMAILADLDLWNSEQLHIDAPGEFDRRPSAEIACCGRTLTVRGYPCDDCGQQFCPSCKRCKCDRRAEREETCTGCYLKFQRHLLVGGLCEDCR; encoded by the coding sequence ATGGATCTTGACCGCGCTACGAAACTTGCGCTTGATCAGTTAGAGGCGGGCACGCGCACCAGATTTGCCGCTGACCCTATCGACACCCTTTGCAACGCTTTGAATCTGAAGGTTCAAGCCGTAGAGCACCTCTCCCAACGACGAGACGACGGCGGCGCATGCGATGGAGTTTCGTATCTACAGGACGGTGTGATCCTCTACGCGCCGACACGTTGGAGCAAACGGCAGAACTTCACGTTGGCCCACGAACTCGCGCACTGGCTAGTCGAGCAACAGGACGAGCTCTATGACTGGCTAGCGGATCAATCAGAACCACAACGCATGCTCGAAACGTTGTGCGACAGAATCGCCCAGCGGCTCTTGCTCCCGGAAGCGCTGATTGATTCAGTCGTTGGCGCTGGACCTGTCCGCGCCTCGCATGTAATCGAGCTGTATAACCGAAGCGAAGCAAGTGGGCCCGTATGTGCTATCGCCCTGGCGAAGCGCTTAACCTGTTCCGGCTCAGTGGTTTTGATCGACAGAGCCTCAGGCAGCGTCGCTTACGCTAGCGTGATGCCTGACGTCGAGGAGGGCTGGCCGAGCGTCTTTCCATGGCCGGGGAATGCCGTGCCCACTGGCCACCCGTTCCTCAACATGCGGTCCGGAGACAGTTGGACTAGACTTAGCTACTGGAGTGCGCCGTGGGGCACCCAGCGTGAGTACTACGCGGACGCGGTTTGCGAGGGCACCCGTGTCATGGCGATTCTGGCCGACTTAGACTTGTGGAACTCCGAACAACTCCACATTGATGCACCCGGAGAATTCGACCGAAGGCCATCTGCCGAGATCGCCTGCTGTGGCCGAACCTTAACAGTTCGCGGCTATCCCTGCGATGACTGTGGCCAACAGTTCTGTCCTTCATGTAAGCGATGTAAATGCGATCGGCGCGCTGAACGCGAAGAGACTTGCACGGGCTGCTACTTGAAGTTCCAACGGCATCTGCTGGTCGGCGGCTTGTGTGAAGACTGCCGTTGA